A section of the Lepus europaeus isolate LE1 chromosome 19, mLepTim1.pri, whole genome shotgun sequence genome encodes:
- the LOC133748715 gene encoding vomeronasal type-1 receptor 4-like, translating to MGWSPDLITGMIYLSQTIAGIFGNFSILSHYLYLYFTGCKFRPTDLIIKHLTVANCLVILSKGATQTMAALGMKHFLSDIGCKLVFYVHRVGRDMSTGSTCLLSISQAITISPSNPRWAELKAKSPKYIGPSNILCWILNLLLNIVVPVHVTGNKSYKNITKKTDYGYCYSVSHGKFLDLLYSALVLFRDIFFVALMLLASSSMLFILYRHRQQVQYIHGTNVSSRSSPESRATLSILVLVSTFVSLCTLSSIFHICLTVLNNPSVWLVNTSALLAGSFPAVSPYILMSHDSRVHRLLCAPTRNRESSA from the coding sequence ATGGGATGGTCACCAGATTTGATAACAGGCATGATCTACTTATCACAAACAATTGCTGGAATTTTTGGCAATTTCTCTATTCTTTCccattatctctatctctacttcaCAGGATGCAAGTTTAGGCCCACAGATTTGATCATCAAACACCTGACTGTAGCCAACTGCTTAGTCATTCTTTCTAAAGGGGCAACACAAACCATGGCAGCTTTGGGGATGAAGCATTTCCTCAGTGATATTGGGTGCAAGCTTGTGTTCTATGTGCACAGAGTGGGCAGGGATATGTCCACTGGTAGCACCTGCCTGTTGAGtatctcccaggccatcaccatcaGTCCTAGTAACCCCAGATGGGCAGAGCTTAAAGCAAAATCTCCCAAGTACATTGGCCCCTCCAACATCCTCTGCTGGATTCTGAATCTACTACTAAATATCGTGGTACCTGTGCATGTGACTGGAAACAAGAGTTACAAAAACATCACTAAGAAAACTGATTATGGCTATTGCTATTCTGTGAGTCATGGCAAATTCTTAGACTTGCTGTATTCTGCCCTGGTGTTATTCCGAGATATTTTCTTTGTGGCACTCATGCTCTTGGCCAGCAGCTCCATGCTTTTCATCCTGTACAGACACAGGCAGCAGGTCCAATACATCCATGGGACCAATGTCTCCTCCAGGTCCTCCCCAGAGTCCAGAGCTACCCTTAGCATCCTCGTCCTGGTGAGCACCTTTGTGTCTTTGTGCACTCTCTCCTCCATCTTTCACATTTGTTTGACTGTTTTAAACAATCCCAGTGTGTGGCTGGTGAACACCTCTGCACTACTTGCTGGGAGTTTCCCAGCTGTGAGCCCCTACATTCTCATGAGCCATGACTCCAGAGTACACAGGCTCCTCTGTGCCCCCACAAGAAATAGAGAATCCTCTGCTTAG